The Prosthecobacter sp. genome contains the following window.
GGTGGTCTCAATGAGGTCAGGGTAGCGCTTTTGCAGGTGTTTCCAGAACGCGTTCAAATCGCGGTAATCCTGCAGCCAGCGCAGCAGCAAAAGATCCATCACCGCGCCTTCCGTCCAGTCCAGCGTTTGGGTGAAACCCGTCACCAGCGCCACCTGTGTCTCGGTGACGAAGCGTGCCAGCCGTTCTTCATCGGCCTGCACCGTGCTGCAGCTCGCAAAATGCACCACCCATCCGGCAAACTTTCTGCCCATCATGGTGGCCAGGCTGTCGAGCGAGACAACCACGTGTTTCGCCAGCTCGATCTTCCCGGGATCCCCGTGGAAGGCCAGCACCAGGATGCCATAGGATTTCTTGCGACTGACGAGGCTCAGGTTGTGCCGCAGCTCTGCCTTGGTGTTGCAGGTGAGGTAGATGAACTTCGCGCTCGTGGTCCGTGCCGTCAGTTCCAGGATGGGCAGCACGCTCAAACGGTTCTCCAGTTCCTCGGTCCACAGGGCTTCGAGGCAGACGATGTTTTTGAGATAGAGCGGAACACGAGGCATGGTGGTGCAGGAGAGAACTTGAGGCGCGGACACAGTGCGGCACAACCGTTGTTTTATCCGGCGGAATCCCGGCCCCCGCTTGCATTTAGGCATCTGCCATTCGGCTGAGCCCGTCTCAGCCGTTTGCTGAGAAGCCAAACGGGACTCTGCCCATTGTCGGATTTTGCATGCTTGGGAACTATCGCGTCATGCAATGCACTCTCCCACGCCCCCCGGCTCGTCATGTTAACAAGCGGATTCAAGACCCCGCTTTGACCGTTGTTGCCATCCACAACGGATTTTACGCAGACATTCGTGTCCATGAGACCTTGGAGTGGCTCAATGATTCCCTGGGTTCCGACCTGCGGATCTGCTCCGCCTCCTGGAACTATGGAGTGCTGGAGCGGCAACTGGATTTGCGGGCCGTGTCCATCCGCGCGGCCGCCGAGGCGGATGTGATCCTGGTGGCCGCAACCGAACCGCTGCCCAATCACATCGAACGCTGGCTGGATGCCAGCCTCCGGGAACAACCGCAGCACCATCGCGCCGCGCTCATTGCGCTGGATGATGATGATGATAATGACGCTGGTGATGGCTCCGCAAATCTCTGCTCAAGCCTGAAACAACTGGCCTGCCGCTGGCAGACCGAATTCATGTGCAATCATGATTTGGACCAGCACCTGAACCACGACTGCGCGCTGAGGCTCCTGCGCCGAAAAGGGGAGGGGATGCAGAGCTGGCGCCAGCCGTTCGGCTCGGACTTTTACTCCGCTCCCGCCTGCTGGGGCATCAATGGATAAAATCAGATCATTCCACCTCAACACCACCCGCCATGAACCAGACACCTCCCACAACACCTCAACGTCACTTCGATGAAACCCGCATGCTGGCCTATCACCTTTGGCAGCGGGACAACTGCCCTCCCGGTCAAGATCTCAAATACTGGCTTCAAGCCGAGGAGCAGCTTTTCGGCAAACGTCCCGCACAAAGCAAACCTGTGGCGGCAGCCGGAAATCGGAAATTGATCGCGGCGAAACGTGATGCCACGCCTGCTGGCAATGGCTCTGCAAAGCGCCAGCCAGGGAACGCTAAAAAAGCAGCCAAAGCGCGCTGACCTTCATCAACCAATCTTCGGCGCAGCCTGCTCGTGGCGGACAGGTTTTACCGGAACAAGAACAAATCCGCCCACCAAACCGCAAAAAACAAACATCATGAGTGCATTAACAACCTGGAATCCTCTTCGTGAACTCGGCAATCTGGAGAACCGCCTCGAACGTCTCTTTGGGACGAACTTCCCCTCAAGAAACGGTGAAAAAGAAGCCATGACCGTCTCCCAATGGACGCCGCTGGTGGACATCAGCGAAGATGCCAACGAGTACCTCGTCAAAGCCGAGCTGCCGGAGCTGAAGAAGGAGGAAGTGAAAGTGAACGTCGAGAACGGCGAGCTTACCATCTCGGGCGAGCGCAAAATCGAGAAGGAGGAGAAGGGGAAGAAATTCCACCGCATCGAACGCTCCTATGGCAGCTTCCTGCGCAGTTTCACCCTGCCTGAAGCCGTCAGCGGCGACAAAGTCTCAGCCGAGTTCAAGGATGGCATGCTGACGGTGCATCTGCCCAAGGATGAAAAGGCCAAGCCGAAAACCATCGAGGTCAAGGTGCAGTAGGTCACGCAAAAAACTTAATGATGGGGCCATGGGGCGGAGACGGCCGGGTTCGAGGTCGCCTGCCGATTTTTCTCCGTGAATTCCATGCCCCATCATTTCGTGCGGACTTTCTTCTCTCAGTGAGCCGTCGCAGCCTGAATGGAGCCACATCATGAAAACACCAACACCAACACCAG
Protein-coding sequences here:
- a CDS encoding Hsp20/alpha crystallin family protein; this translates as MSALTTWNPLRELGNLENRLERLFGTNFPSRNGEKEAMTVSQWTPLVDISEDANEYLVKAELPELKKEEVKVNVENGELTISGERKIEKEEKGKKFHRIERSYGSFLRSFTLPEAVSGDKVSAEFKDGMLTVHLPKDEKAKPKTIEVKVQ
- a CDS encoding DUF2934 domain-containing protein, with the protein product MNQTPPTTPQRHFDETRMLAYHLWQRDNCPPGQDLKYWLQAEEQLFGKRPAQSKPVAAAGNRKLIAAKRDATPAGNGSAKRQPGNAKKAAKAR
- a CDS encoding DUF6642 family protein; translation: MPRVPLYLKNIVCLEALWTEELENRLSVLPILELTARTTSAKFIYLTCNTKAELRHNLSLVSRKKSYGILVLAFHGDPGKIELAKHVVVSLDSLATMMGRKFAGWVVHFASCSTVQADEERLARFVTETQVALVTGFTQTLDWTEGAVMDLLLLRWLQDYRDLNAFWKHLQKRYPDLIETTGMTAFPLALATQTKSQPQPNARGRGSRRKTSAPG